The segment CCCACAATCCACGACCCAATGAGAAGCTCAGCTCATATTGTGGAGAAAAGCCAAAGACTCCAGAGCAGTGGTTCATCAGGTTGTTCTGGCCATCAGGCAGAGACCCCGGAGGCCAGGGCAGCATCAGATGTGAAGGAGGCTCATTCCCAAAGCAGAGAcacaggagggaggagggagagaggcctTAGAGAGCAGGATGAGGGCCCTGAGGAGGCTGCCCTGGGCTTGGGCTAGTAGAGTCCAGGAAGGATCGCAGGCACCAATGCAGGGGAGAGAGGCCAGGGGTCAACAGGAACAGTAGGGGGACTGCAGACTGGTTTTCTGTCTCAGGTCCATGCCAGGCAATTCTttcaagctgaagaaggaaagacagattcaGGGGGATCCTCCAAGTGCCCTCTGGCCTCCAGCCTGTCATCATTCTGAAGGGCCAGCCTCACCACCCATCCCATCCTCAGCCCAACTTCCCATAGACCCTCCTCCTCTTTGCTtggcccctccctccttccaggcCCCCAGAGTCTCACCTTTGGCTGTGAGAGAGACATCTGACCCCTGTGCACTGTCATTATCTGGAGGCAAAGTAGGGAAACAACCCAGTCAGGGACATCCATCCCAGAACCAGGgcatgggaagggaaggggacacCAAGGGAAGGCTACTGGGCTAACCCTCTCCTCTGCCTTCTCATTGCTCAGGTCCCAGAGCACCATGGACAGGCCTCTTCTTTTTACCCTCCATGTCTGCCCTTCACTTACCTGCAGCTGGAACATAATCACTTCCTTTTCcacctggaaaagaaaacaaatttctagtGAGGAATCTGGGAGAAGAGACCACACTAGGGTCTCAGAAATTCCAAGATTTGTCTTGGAGACACAACAAATAACCAAGGCTGCACCCCCATGCCCCATAGCACTCCAGCCTCTAGAtccaagaggaagagagaaaaggcccCCAAATGGGCCTGTACCCCCCTCCAGGCCTGCCCCTAGGGGGTTCCCAGGGCTGGTCTACAGCCCCCAGGCGGGGAGACACCCAGGTCCTCAGGCAAAGATCCCCATGTTCATGTCTGAGCTGAGTCTGAAGTAGATTCCCCACTCAGCCAGCCTTTGACACCCCTGCCAGGCATCCTCCAGGGAAAAGGCTTCTAGTCAGGGATTTGTTTATCCACATTCTTAGGGCCCCTCTAACTGTCCCTTAGATGGGAAAGAGAGGACTTGGGGACAGAGAGACAAGCTGCTGGTTCAGGTGGAGCCCGGATCTCCACGTGCCTAATCCCTAAAGACCCCTCCCAGTCCTGCCTACCTGAATGCTTCCTTCTCCATATCCCAACTCCAACAATGACtgcagtgaggaggaggaggccaGCAGCGATGGCCCCCACAATGAGCCAGGTGAGTGAAGACTGTGGCtctgaaatggaaaagggaattGAGAGGCCCTGATCCCTGTCTGGCCTGAGTCACTaacccttcccccatctcccccAGTAACTTCCCGTCCCTCTGGTCCTGTGGGGTGGAGGTGCCCTTTCCCAGCCCCTCCTCACTGTCCTTACCCCACTGCAGGGTGAGGGGCTCAGGCAGCCCCTCATGCTGAACTCGGCAGATGtatctcccttcctggccagagGTCACCTCCACAGCTGCCCACTTCTGGAAGGTGCCATCTCCTGCAGGCCTGGTCTCAATGAACTCAGTGTCCTGGGGCAgttcctccccatccctcagcCAAGTCAGGGAGATCTCCTTAGGGTAAAAGTCCTGGGCCCGGCACCTCAGGGTCACCTCCCCATGGGGGGCAGTGTGGCGGGTCACTCTGCAAGAGGGTGGGTCTGGAGGCAAAGGTCAGAGGCATTACCaggctccccttcccccctcccctccaaggGCACATGAACAGGAGGAACACCCCACAATCTGAACCATGGGGTACAAGGTGTTCTTGGGGTTTGGGGACACAGGGCTGGggctgagaagagctgagaagGATGGGTTATGGCCTTGAATGCCGCGCACACTTGGGTGGGTCTGCAGCCAAAAGGCAGGGGCATTTCCAggctcccctttcccctcccctccagggGCACAAGgacaggtggggggaggggaacaccCTACAATACGCCCTGGGGTACAAGGGGTCCCGGGGCTGAGGGGAGGTGGAGCAGGGCCGCCCAGGGAGCCTTGAATGCCCGGCACACTGGGGAGGGCCCCACCTTACCTGTCCTCATCAGcgcctccttccccatctccaggTACTTCTTCACCCACATCACGCACGTCTCCTCCAGGTAGGCTTTCCATCTCTCTGCAGGCCTCTCCACCTCCCACCTGCGCTTGGTGTTCACAGCCTGGGGCACGGCCGCCGTCCACGTGTAGGTCTCGGTGTCCAGGGCGATGTAGTCCTGCCCGTCGTAGGCGTATTGGCGAAACCCGCGCTGGAAGGTGAAGTCGGGGGACACCTCGCAGCCCGTCATGCGCTGGAAGGTGTGGACGTCTGCCCGGCCCGGCCCGGGTCAGTGAGGCCGGACCCTGGCTGACACCCCCGGGGCTCCTGTCCCCTCCCCAGGGGGGCCCCGggcggccccgcccccgccccgcccccacaCCCTCAGGGGGGCCCCGGGCAGCCCCgccccacacacacccccaggGGGCCCCGGGCGGCcgcgcccccgccccgcccccaggGGGCTCCGGGCGGCCCCgccccacacacacccccaggGGGCCCAGGGCGGCCCCgccccacacacacccccaggGGGCCCCGGGCGGCCccgccccacacacacacccagggGGCCCCGggcggccccgcccccgccccgcccccgtcACGCACCGCCCGCGCTCTGGTTGAAGTAGCCGGGAATGCTCTCCATGCTCGCTCGGTAACTCTGTGCTGTCACCCTCACGTTCCGCGTCTCCCGCTCCCAGTACCCCGGGTCCTCCTGCTCCACCCGCTCCATCCACGCCGCCCGCGGCTCCTTCCTCTGACTCGGGGAGTTGGAGTCGAAGCTCGAGAACAGCTGATCGTCCACGTAGCCCACGGAGAGGACCCGCGGCTCCCCACCGGGCCGGGTCACGGCGGTGCTGAAATGCCTCATGGAGTGAGAGCCTGGGACGTGGGGACGGCCGGGGTCAGGGCGGGGGACGCCTGGGGTGAGCCGTACCCCGCCAAGCCCGGAGCGGCCCTAGACCCTTGACCAAGCCCGCTATCCCGAGACACCCCACCCCGACCCCCACCCCCGGCATCCCCGCCCCTTACCCTCCCCTCAGCCCCAGGCTGGCACACCGCGCCCCGCCCTTATAATTCTCCAGACCTCAGCGCTTTGAGATCAGACAACAACCCCGGTAGGTCCGACGCCCCTGCCCCTGGACGCTGCctccctctccccgcccccaccTCCGGTCCGGGTCCGGGGTCTCTCACACGGCTCACCCTCGGCCCCCCACCTCGTGTCCTCACCTGCCCCCCCCCATCCTCCGGGAAGCTCTTTAACAAAGCTGCCCCGGGTTCTGTCCAAGTCCTTGGGAGAGCCCCGGGGAGGTTCGGGGGGACCCCGGATAGCTCTACCCCTTCTTAACGCCTCCAGGACTGTGGcccccattctccctccccatgacCTCCCACCCCTACCGAATCACTCACCCCTCCAACTAAGGGACCCACACGAAGACACCCCCCCCAAAGCCCCGCTCAGGGGCGGCGGGCTCCCGGTCCAGGCTGATTCCGGCTTCTCCCTCTCACCCCGCCGGACCGCACTGACATGAAGGAGCCGGGTCCGGGGAAATGCTGTCTGGGCTGGGGTCCGAGGAGCTTCGTGGAAGGAACCCCATCCCGGCCCTAGGGCTACCCCTGGGTGCCGTTTCCAGTCCCTCCTTACCCGCCCAGGTCTCCGGCAGGGCCAGGGTCCCCAACAGAAGGAGAGCGCCCAGGGAGCGCTCCATGGCCCGCGGGCACAGGAGCCCAACCTCACCGAGGCCTGTGGGCACTGGGTTTCTACAGGGATGAATCCCTCACTTCTGATTGGTGTCCCGGAGGCTCTGCCAGCCAATAGCGGGCGGGAGACAACAAACGTCACTGGTGACTGGGCAGAAGGAGCCCGCTCAGGTTGGGAGACCAAAACTGAAACTGACCCGGAGGAAATCCCTTGGCTCTGTCTCTGTCATTCCCAGAACAGCCTCGGATTCTGTGGAGCAGCCcaggctccctccctcccatcatcaTCCCAGGAGCGCCCGGCTCTTGTGCTCCCAGCTTGAACCAGAGGAAAAgaagggttagggctagagtccACCCTGCCCTCCAGCCCTCCTCAGTGCGACCCTTCCCCATCCTTagaagttggggagaaaatgTCCCCCCCAGATTGAGGGGGTCTGAGGACTGCGGAAATCTGCAGGCTGACTTGAGACCAGGGGCTGCCCCTCAGATTTAAGGACGGCCATCCCAGCTGTGACTCGGGCAAGTGTCCTAACCTCCCCAGGCCCTGTAGATAAACAAGCCAGGACCCAAGAATGCAGAGGAAACCAGAGTCCAGTAAATGGAACTGGGAATCCCAGTAGCAGAGGGGCAAGGATGTGGCCCAGTGGATGGAGCCaaaggcctgcagtcaggaagaactgacttCCAATCTaggcctcagacgtttactagctgtgtgaccctgggcaagtcccttaaccctgtttgcctcagtttccccatctggaaattaatctggagaaggaaagggcaagccactccaatttctttgattagaaaaccccaaaaggagtcacaaagagtcagacacagctcaataacaaaaaggaaagagcTCAATTATTAAAGTGGAGAAGAGTGCCATTTCAGCCTAAGGCTGGTTGGAACTGCCTGAAATAAGAATGTGAATGcctgggaactttttttttcagaaacaatgaacatgggCACATTTGGTGggattttccctctttcttgtcTCATCCCCCCAACTGGGAAACTATGAAACTAAAGATTTCACGGAGAGGATCAAGTCTCCCCTCAAGaggatcttagagataatctcctttattttccagattgggaaactgaagaCCAACAGTGCACACTTACCTTGAACACCTTGAACACCTTGAATAGCCTTGAACACCCAGCTCTGGTTTCTTCTCCTTACCAAACATAGTAGCCATAATATTGACCCTAGTCTGGAGCCTCATCCTAGTTCTGAGAAAGTCCAGACATCTCCTTACCTACTGTCTATCAGCAACTCTACTGCCTCCTTTTTCGTTTTGGAGCCCAAAGAATTGTTTCCTCTTATTTCAGCACTCTTATTATCATGCACAAAATTTACCCCTTCACAGGAGATCGCAAGATTATTTTCCCATGACTTTCTCTTAGTGTGGCTTGGAGACCTGTTTTCAGGTCGTTTATAGTTTCCAGGACTTTAGaaatattcatatcctttcagCACTTATCTATCAGCAATGGGTCTTGGTTCACATTGGTGTCAGATCTCTGTCTGGACATAAAGGACTTATTTTGGTCAGACTTGATGTGTCCATTTGACGTATGTGCTACTAACAATTTTTCATGTTTGATCTTCGTTTATTTTAGTGAAACCTTTTAGATTTTATGTGGTTAGGaatatctgtttttaaaaaataatatcttgGATTAAGAATTATCTTTGACACAGTTGTAGACATTAAATGAATggattttcttctgattttttcacTCAGGAAAAACTCCACTTACCGTGCTCAGCCTTCCTAAATGgagagataaaggaaaacaaaacctaagTGGGGAAGTGGGGAGCCTCTCTCATCCCTTGCCCTCTGCagtctctcctttgatctgtTCCAATGAGATTGCTGTTCTATTGTCAGATTCTTCCCCCACCAGACCCTCCTCTGTTGCACAGATTTCTGCTTCATCTGGATTATGGGAGATCCTtgtctctcaccttccccctcctcaGAAGCGTTTGTCTTCTGGAATGTTCTCAACTGTCTGCTTCTTGTTTTCTTTGACCTAAGTCTTTGGATTTAGGCTGGGAGgatcctgggagtttttatttggggtTCTTTCCAGAGATGGGTTCTTTTgggttctttttatttccattttgaccTCTAGTTCTAAAGACATCCagtagtatttttttaatgtttccttgaATTAAGATTTAAGGCCATGGTTTCAATgactcttaaattctctctccttagtATAGTTTTCAGGACTATAAGTTTTCTTTAcagtttcttctgtttttcagtcttttgatttcatttggatCTTGCTCGTTGTGTCATGCAGTCATTGGATAAtgtttgctccattctagttttccaTATATTTGTTGCTTGGACAAGGTTCTGCAACTCTTTGGGCAAGCCTGCAAAGGTTGAGATGAATCCTGTATCATTTCTTATTGATCATATTTACAGTTTATTGATTTGGTTCTCAAACTACGTTCATCCTGTAATTGCCTGAGTTACAGTTCTTTGTCTCTAAATTTGGTTCAAAATTCAGCTTGTCTGTAATACATTAAGCTGAAAAGTCCAGCTCTCCTGCTCAAGGAATTTTGCTAACCTTGGGACATAGGTGTGAAAGCAAGGGGGTTTGGGTCTGACATCTTTACACCACCAAGTCTTTCCAAGATGTCTGGTTTGCTGTCCCAATGTCTGGGCTACTATCCTGCACCTGGACTCAGGCCATGAGCACCTTTTAGTCtcacaggaggagaaggagggttgTTACTCGCCTCCATTATCAAACTTTCAACCAATCAGGTTGTTCCCTGACCTCAGCACTGTAACTAGGCCTTAATCCCAAGGTGTCACCTACTCTGTTCTGCTCTTTCTTCTGTGCTCCCCAAAACTCACCAAAGGGGAAGTGTCCTTTTGCTCCGGGCCTCTGGCTCATTTATTTATAGGGAGCATTCCCTGCTAATAGATGTTAAGTTGCTCAGATATCTGCCTCAGCTTACCCTTCTGTTAAAATTCAGTCGTGACGAGCCCTTTATTCcaattctgattctttcttccacagcagtcatttaaattccagttctttcctcaGTGAAAAATATTATCACTAGCTTCTTTTTACTCTTTTCCCTATTTGCTCTCTTCCAGAAATCCTAGGTGAATTAGGCCcactctgtgtttttctttgaggctttgtgtattgatATTTTGAAGTCATTGTctttttctgggtttgtgtcttgagcatccctGTCCCCAAGGTAAAATTGGTGGTGGGATCCTTTCTTGTCTGCTAATTCTTTCAATCTTCTTCCTTATCATGGACCTGATATCAGAGCCAGGCTCTCTCCACATTCTGAAGGGCATGTTCAGAATAACCTTGTTGCAGCTTTCTTGAGGTTTTGAGTTCTATGTTATTCCAGGAACTCAGGGAAAGCTcactccagggacctgtaagttttcagtgctcccaGGATGATCTGATTCCCTATCTGCCACTCCACCATCATAGATCTGCAAATTCCTGAACTATGTTTAAGTCTAAGCAATACATCTGTGGGCTGGGCCCATGTGGAGATTACTGATGAATTCAGTCACTATAAGCTAGCTGGAAAGCTATGCTGCTAAAAAGTGACAGAACTTTAGAGTCCCCTTTCATCTGTGACTCTTTCCATGGTTATTTTTCTGTAGGCTTCAGActgggctggaagagacctgagaccTCACTCTGCTCCTAGGATTGGAACCACAAGCTGCTGGCTTGCCTTGAATGTGTTTCCTGCTTAAGATCCATCCTAGGTCCTGGCACCTGCCCCTCATCCAGGATCTGCCTCTTCCAGGAGTAGATCCCCTCAGTCTGCCCTAGATGTCTAACCCCAAGTTGGGCAATAAGAGATAGGGTTTTCCAGGTACACCTGTTCCTATCTCTTTATGCTGGATCTGGGGCCCCTTCTTGGCCTGATGAACGTTCTTTCCCTGAGCTGATATGCTCAGCCACGCCTTTGCTGGCTGGACCCCTTTCATAGCACACATTTAGGATATGGTTAGGATTAAGACCTAGGGTCCATAAAACCCTCTCTGCCTGGAACAATGCCTCTCTGTGTGGTTTCTTGGATTTCCCACCCAGGATTCAGGCTGGGCCATGTTCTACATCTGCTTTTAGAAGGCGTGGAGGTGCCAAGCTGGacgttctctttccttctcctccatctttcttCTAGGTCTTTTAATCAGTGATTATTATGGCCAGGTACAGTCTCCATGTTCAGTGCAATGTAGTAGGAGGTGGAAGCTGGGAGTCTTAACCCAACTGATCCCAAATGACTTTCCGGTTTTCTCTGCAGTGCTTGTCTAAAGGGGAATCCTTCACCTGCCCATTTGTGACAGTGAGTTTAGCCAATGCTGGTAGACTACCTTCAGTCACTTTGGCTTTTCTTATCTAGTTTGTGCCCCTTCTtattgtatgaaatgatgcataGAAAAATGAGTAGAACCTCAAGAACATATACAGTGTATATTAtgactgttgtccttcattctagaagaggaccaaaatgacatcactgtattAGGGTAGAGTCACAGTGTGTCCaagtgtggctgatcagaccagtacaagccTGGAAGGTTCTACCCCAGGCTAcatacaaatagtccatgtgagcatttggggTGCATTCTCTAAATTTGTTGATCTAGcttttcttttgaactatttcaattctgctttgttggtaaagcacagccccttctctgtccttgtatcacttcttctgacccccATGTGATcccttgccctgtgtgagttctccataaaagagtcttttaggcaagcatatatttggcatttaaataaTGCTGTCAGCCCTTCATAGTTGCACTCTCTACAGTGGACTTGGAACGCTTGGCATTTAGTTTGAGAAATGACCTCAGTGCCTGGTACTaatcctgctaggtgatcttcacaatcttcctaagacaattcagatgtaagcaattcagtttcctggcatggcactagtaggccagcacacaacaatgaggtcagcacagtgtctctgtagaccttcagtttgatagtcttttctctctcttctctcctataaTTTCCTTTGGAGCCTCTTAAACAccgagctagctctgacaatgcatgcattGACCTCATTGTCACTGTTTACATCCCCAGAAaatacactaccaaagtaagtgaacttatcaacAGTATTCCAAACTTCTCCACTTGCCATAACTGTGGtgctgactgatggagcacctgtgttttctaggtgttaattgttaggccaaagtTAACACAAGCAACAGAAGATTGATTCCTGCTTTGttacatctcagtttcagaggctgaaTTTATTGCACAGTCATCCGTGTACAAAAATGTCTTgaaccaactctccctccactttaattTTGGCTTGTCGCCTTCTCATGTTAGATAGTTTACCattggtagctgaccttgatgccatgcttTCCCTCATTGATGgcctttgacaacatggctgaaaacatcatgctaaaaagcatgggagcaagcacataccCTTGTCTCACTTGATTGGGGACTGGTAAAGCATGAGAACATTATCAGttatctagaacctgggcaagcatgatGTTACACAACTGACACACAGTACTATTGAACTTTCCCAGGCAAccacattttgacataatttttcataagcacTTGTGAGTGACAAATggacaaatgttgtgtacagatatctgttctgctcctggcatttctcctggagttgtcaggcagcaaacaccacacagaggtcctttctgaagccacactggatcTCTGGTAGAcacccatcttccaggtgaaggatcaatatattaaggaggactctggcaagaatctcaCCAGCAATGAATAAGAGAGAGAgctccctgtgattgtcacaggacagtctctttcctttacctttatggagatggacaatgAAAGTGTCCTTTAACTCCTTGGGGATAACtacttcttgccatataacccagaaaatttcagtcaacttttgcaaatctcagctagaatagaatGAGTACCAAGTACTTTGCGCACAAAAGGAGCCAAATGTAATggcaaaacctcttcttcaggggaaagagaagttccagacctcaaactctattagaaagcagcaatcatccaaaccatctagtattggttaaaaaacagaaaaattggtGGGATACTAGAcaggaatcagaaacaatggaactcaatagCCCAGAGAGTGATAAAGGGAAAacagaaattatctaggaaaatgcTCTTTGTTTGATTAAAACACCTTCTGGGAAAACACCTTACATTATATTCCATGATAAATTCTAAGTAGATAAGCAATCTTAATACTACTGGCCTactataaaaaaatcaataataataaacaaataataataactaactcttatgtagtgtttactatgttccaggcactgggctgagGACTTTACAGTTATGTACTCAACTGATCCATAtaataaccctgagagataggtggtGTCATTATCATCACAGATGAGGGATCAGAGACAAACAGATGAGGTGAGTtctttggttgttgtccttcatcttcgaagggGACCAAAATAACATCCCCATGATAAAATGCCCTTTGATTCAGGCGtaattaaatttaagtgaggcaaagtggcacgaagttgtcagcctcactgtctcctccagagtcatcatagtccagtggcaggacagagtcaagacagttggggatggctcagaatgcagtgaatgaccttgatgtctttggtgtctaaccaagctctaagcactccatattacctgcttcaactgccttcatggctgatggaacaagttgttctcatccacccattccaccacaggaagtcttcacatgcttggggtagacaccctcctaactcaccaatgggtttgacaccccttggttactctcaacctggtttgtcCCATCTGCCGAAATGGTTTCCTGggttgtggctgctgcacatgctgcagcttcttggagccccaggtgagagttaggtggaacaggcagacactaaaggtggaaagagccccaaaaagggtttggcagccatcacaccaaaagtattggtcctccctgaacacaccctacacccccaTTAGATGAGTACATCATATCCCTATCTTTGGTTAGGGAATGTGTTTTTTAACTGGAGATAGAAacacttttaaaagataaaatacaaattgttGACTACATGAAACTTAAAAGCTTTTTTAGAGACAATATTAATGcatctagaataagaagggaagtggtcaaatagagggaaaaaatctttgtatcaaatttctccgATAAGGGTTTAGTATCCAAAATATACAAactcaaaggatataaacaaccAATTCTCAAGCAAAAAATTGACTCAAAACCTCatgaaatgctccaaatcattttGATCCAGCTATTCGACTGGGTTTatactctgagttcaaatctgtcctcagacacttcctagctgtgtgaccctggacacattacttcctcactttctgcctcagtttcctcatctgtaaaatggagatcataacagcatctacctcacagggttgttgtgagaattaaatgaggcaACACTTGTAAAATCCTTGGCATGTGCCTGGCGccaagtaggtgtttaataaatggaagaggaaagggaaccaTATGTTCAGTTAAACTTGTcatagttttggttttttgtttttttttttttggtagcctGAAATTGTGAACCAAAACCTTGTCTTCCTGTTGCAAAATGGTTATGAGCCAAAGTGTGCCAATGTGCCAGCATATTTTTGCCcctgctgctgttcagttgttacagtcaggtctgactctttgtgacctcacttggggctttcttggcaaagactctggagtggtttgtcatttccttctctacctcaaagaggagaggagagatacagagagagacagacagagtagCTCCAGTTGGTTAAAATTAAAATCACTCCTGATCACCagattttagggggaaaaaatggaaaatcctGAGGCAGGATCCAGTGGA is part of the Notamacropus eugenii isolate mMacEug1 chromosome 3, mMacEug1.pri_v2, whole genome shotgun sequence genome and harbors:
- the LOC140532321 gene encoding class I histocompatibility antigen, Gogo-OKO alpha chain-like isoform X1, whose amino-acid sequence is MERSLGALLLLGTLALPETWAGSHSMRHFSTAVTRPGGEPRVLSVGYVDDQLFSSFDSNSPSQRKEPRAAWMERVEQEDPGYWERETRNVRVTAQSYRASMESIPGYFNQSAGDVHTFQRMTGCEVSPDFTFQRGFRQYAYDGQDYIALDTETYTWTAAVPQAVNTKRRWEVERPAERWKAYLEETCVMWVKKYLEMGKEALMRTDPPSCRVTRHTAPHGEVTLRCRAQDFYPKEISLTWLRDGEELPQDTEFIETRPAGDGTFQKWAAVEVTSGQEGRYICRVQHEGLPEPLTLQWEPQSSLTWLIVGAIAAGLLLLTAVIVGVGIWRRKHSGGKGSDYVPAADNDSAQGSDVSLTAKA
- the LOC140532321 gene encoding popy Class I histocompatibility antigen, A-1 alpha chain-like isoform X2, encoding MERSLGALLLLGTLALPETWAGSHSMRHFSTAVTRPGGEPRVLSVGYVDDQLFSSFDSNSPSQRKEPRAAWMERVEQEDPGYWERETRNVRVTAQSYRASMESIPGYFNQSAGARVSPIRLRRAGLHRPGHRDLHVDGGRAPGCEHQAQVGGGEACREMESLPGGDVRDVGEEVPGDGEGGADEDRVTRHTAPHGEVTLRCRAQDFYPKEISLTWLRDGEELPQDTEFIETRPAGDGTFQKWAAVEVTSGQEGRYICRVQHEGLPEPLTLQWEPQSSLTWLIVGAIAAGLLLLTAVIVGVGIWRRKHSGGKGSDYVPAADNDSAQGSDVSLTAKA
- the LOC140532321 gene encoding patr class I histocompatibility antigen, A-126 alpha chain-like isoform X3 produces the protein MRHFSTAVTRPGGEPRVLSVGYVDDQLFSSFDSNSPSQRKEPRAAWMERVEQEDPGYWERETRNVRVTAQSYRASMESIPGYFNQSAGDVHTFQRMTGCEVSPDFTFQRGFRQYAYDGQDYIALDTETYTWTAAVPQAVNTKRRWEVERPAERWKAYLEETCVMWVKKYLEMGKEALMRTDPPSCRVTRHTAPHGEVTLRCRAQDFYPKEISLTWLRDGEELPQDTEFIETRPAGDGTFQKWAAVEVTSGQEGRYICRVQHEGLPEPLTLQWEPQSSLTWLIVGAIAAGLLLLTAVIVGVGIWRRKHSGGKGSDYVPAADNDSAQGSDVSLTAKA